One genomic segment of Sphingobacteriales bacterium includes these proteins:
- a CDS encoding DUF962 domain-containing protein, with amino-acid sequence MRTIQNWLDAYAVSHKNSTNKLIHWICIPAIMFSLFGLLYSIPFFTAKTLLFNWATFVLIAALIFYLRLSFAMFAGFTLIGLGMIWGNHKIALSGANLPLVSIIVFVVAWIGQFIGHKIEGAKPSFFEDLQFLLIGPAWLLSFIFKKTGIRY; translated from the coding sequence ATGCGTACTATCCAAAATTGGCTCGATGCTTACGCCGTAAGCCATAAAAACAGTACAAACAAATTGATACATTGGATTTGCATACCTGCTATTATGTTTAGTTTGTTTGGTTTATTGTATTCTATTCCGTTTTTTACCGCCAAAACCTTACTATTTAACTGGGCTACCTTTGTTTTGATAGCTGCTTTAATTTTTTACCTGCGCTTGTCGTTTGCCATGTTTGCTGGGTTTACCTTAATTGGCTTAGGCATGATTTGGGGAAACCATAAAATTGCACTTTCAGGGGCAAACTTACCGTTAGTTTCAATTATTGTTTTTGTTGTGGCCTGGATAGGACAATTTATAGGCCATAAAATTGAAGGCGCTAAACCTTCTTTCTTTGAAGATTTACAATTTTTGTTAATTGGTCCAGCGTGGTTGTTGTCCTTCATTTTTAAAAAAACAGGTATTCGGTACTAA
- a CDS encoding sigma-54-dependent Fis family transcriptional regulator → MAKQITSGTILVIDDDRSIRRTLKEILEYEGYKVEEAEDGMDGMVKIKTNNYDAILCDIKMARMDGLEVLDNAVKLKPDLPLIMISGHGTMETAVQAVKKGAYDFIAKPLDLNRLLITVRNALDRSDLAAQAKQYKQRATRINEIIGQSAAIKRITDTIDRVAPTDARILITGDNGSGKELVARWVHEKSNRAEGPFVEVNCAAIPSELIESELFGHEKGSFTSAIKQRIGKFEQANGGTLFLDEIGDMSPSAQAKVLRVLQENKLTRVGGDRDITVNVRVLSATNKNLLEEVGKNNFRLDLYHRVNVIQIHVPSLNDRREDIPLLAKHFINDICSEQNDKPKNITQDALNQLQNMKWTGNVRELRNIMERLIILSDQEITLNDVLTYGNPSGNITSGFDFDAFTSFQDFKDATEKQFLEFKLRKHNWNISKVADEIDIQRSHLYTKIEKYNLQKND, encoded by the coding sequence ATGGCAAAACAAATTACCTCGGGAACCATTTTGGTAATAGATGACGACCGCTCGATAAGGCGAACGCTAAAAGAAATTTTAGAATACGAAGGCTACAAAGTAGAGGAAGCCGAAGACGGCATGGATGGCATGGTTAAAATTAAAACCAATAACTACGATGCTATACTTTGCGATATAAAAATGGCCCGGATGGATGGCTTAGAAGTGCTTGATAATGCCGTTAAACTTAAACCCGATTTACCCCTTATTATGATTTCGGGGCATGGAACTATGGAAACCGCTGTGCAAGCAGTTAAAAAGGGAGCTTACGATTTTATAGCCAAACCTTTAGACCTTAACCGGCTGCTTATTACCGTGCGCAATGCCTTAGACCGCAGCGATTTAGCCGCCCAAGCCAAACAATACAAACAACGCGCTACCCGCATCAACGAAATTATTGGCCAATCGGCAGCCATTAAACGCATAACCGACACCATTGACCGTGTTGCCCCAACCGACGCCCGAATTTTAATTACCGGCGATAATGGCTCGGGTAAAGAATTAGTAGCCCGCTGGGTGCACGAAAAAAGTAACCGCGCCGAAGGCCCCTTCGTTGAGGTAAACTGTGCCGCAATCCCCTCAGAATTAATAGAAAGTGAGTTGTTTGGGCACGAAAAAGGCTCGTTTACCTCGGCAATAAAACAACGAATTGGCAAATTTGAACAAGCTAATGGCGGCACCCTTTTTTTAGATGAAATTGGCGACATGAGCCCATCTGCCCAAGCAAAAGTGCTGCGGGTTTTGCAAGAAAACAAACTAACCCGTGTAGGTGGCGACCGCGATATTACAGTTAATGTGCGCGTGCTGTCGGCAACAAACAAAAACTTGCTCGAAGAGGTCGGAAAAAATAATTTCCGCCTTGACCTATATCACCGTGTAAACGTAATTCAAATTCACGTGCCATCTTTAAATGATAGACGCGAAGACATTCCGTTGCTGGCAAAACATTTTATTAACGATATTTGCAGCGAACAAAACGATAAACCTAAAAATATAACCCAAGACGCGCTGAACCAACTGCAAAACATGAAGTGGACAGGAAACGTGCGCGAATTGCGCAACATAATGGAACGCCTGATTATTTTAAGCGACCAGGAAATTACCCTAAATGATGTTTTGACCTATGGAAACCCAAGTGGCAATATTACCTCCGGATTTGATTTTGACGCATTCACCTCCTTTCAAGATTTTAAAGACGCAACCGAAAAGCAATTCCTAGAATTTAAACTGCGAAAACACAACTGGAATATTTCAAAAGTAGCCGATGAAATAGATATTCAACGAAGCCATTTATACACCAAAATAGAAAAATATAACCTACAAAAAAACGATTAA
- a CDS encoding T9SS type A sorting domain-containing protein, with translation MNYSFSVSAFKTASFFLVVFIASFLFATNYTQAQCSYVSGYAWFDQNMDGIYDPIEAPAPDMTIALIGADSTFVTTETNANGFYQFDIANQGTYSLTFFESGYTLTTPNNFTFFIACGTTFQANFGVSPNNTFPQATDDEYYTYKNEPYTFNPTENDLTLGDYTIEIITGPNHGTITDAGGGYFIYTPDTGFTGTDELTYEICSTDFIPICDQATVTFIVVENGNFVVANDDNVSINIDNSANINVLANDYTSDSLGILTITIIDGPLHGTAETTPSGTIFYTPDTGFIGTDYIAYQICDDATPPNCDTALVTITVDYGCGPIEVCATNNQAHELCFTECIPEGYVINSANTNNIFSEVEILNEHCIIYTPNFPEDSTFTFTEAIVVTANIPGTTFSITFTVLALGNMCDDAVWPGDTDDNGEVNMEDLLNIGIGYGTSDIARNDNTIDWYGHPYSLWTNQFDGEVNYAHADCNGSGTIDDADTVAVAANYGKIHAKGSQSLVGTPLFVQLPTEPILEGSDIDMPIILGTQSQPLDEIYGLVFTVNYDATLLKEGTLTLDINPSWLGNNTDRLHLWRNEFNNGQFQVGIVGKNQLNRSGYGQIAKAHAVIIDNIAGKGSNVPFAIKITDVKAIKLDGSVIEVAGEETAVDILSGVADPNNPENASATINITPNPANNFVTIKASDGQALQSATIYNAVGQQVLHQQGNKAQIIFELKNLAEGIYYVGVQTSNGSKTFQKLIIAQ, from the coding sequence ATGAATTATTCATTTTCAGTTTCAGCCTTTAAAACGGCATCGTTTTTTTTAGTCGTTTTTATTGCCAGTTTCTTATTTGCAACCAATTACACCCAAGCACAATGTAGCTATGTTTCGGGGTATGCTTGGTTTGACCAAAACATGGATGGCATTTACGACCCTATTGAAGCACCCGCCCCCGACATGACAATTGCTTTAATTGGTGCTGATAGTACTTTTGTTACAACCGAAACAAACGCTAACGGGTTTTACCAATTCGATATTGCAAACCAAGGAACGTACAGTTTAACTTTTTTTGAAAGCGGATACACATTAACAACACCCAATAATTTTACGTTTTTTATTGCCTGCGGCACTACTTTTCAAGCTAATTTTGGAGTAAGCCCTAATAACACCTTCCCTCAAGCCACCGACGACGAATATTATACCTACAAAAACGAACCATACACTTTTAACCCAACCGAAAACGACCTTACGTTGGGCGATTATACCATTGAAATAATTACCGGCCCCAACCATGGCACCATTACAGATGCGGGAGGTGGATATTTTATATACACACCCGACACCGGATTTACCGGCACCGATGAACTTACATACGAAATTTGCTCGACCGACTTTATTCCAATTTGCGACCAAGCCACCGTTACTTTTATAGTTGTTGAAAACGGCAATTTTGTTGTGGCAAATGACGATAATGTTAGCATAAATATTGATAACAGCGCAAATATTAATGTGTTGGCCAACGATTATACCTCCGACTCTTTGGGGATATTAACTATAACAATTATTGACGGCCCATTACATGGCACCGCCGAAACTACACCATCCGGAACAATTTTTTATACCCCCGACACCGGATTTATTGGCACCGATTATATTGCCTATCAAATTTGTGATGATGCCACCCCACCCAATTGCGATACTGCCTTAGTAACTATTACCGTTGATTACGGCTGCGGCCCCATTGAAGTTTGCGCTACCAATAACCAAGCCCACGAACTTTGTTTTACCGAATGTATTCCCGAAGGATATGTTATTAACAGCGCTAACACTAATAATATTTTTAGCGAAGTTGAAATATTAAACGAGCATTGTATTATTTACACCCCCAATTTTCCGGAAGATTCAACTTTTACTTTTACCGAAGCAATTGTAGTAACAGCAAATATTCCCGGAACAACCTTTAGCATTACTTTTACCGTTCTTGCCTTAGGTAACATGTGCGATGATGCAGTTTGGCCCGGAGATACCGACGACAATGGAGAGGTTAACATGGAAGACCTGCTAAATATTGGAATAGGCTATGGCACAAGCGATATTGCCCGCAACGACAATACTATAGATTGGTATGGCCACCCATATAGTTTATGGACAAATCAATTTGATGGCGAAGTAAACTATGCCCACGCCGACTGCAACGGAAGCGGCACCATTGACGATGCCGACACTGTTGCCGTAGCTGCTAACTATGGTAAAATACACGCCAAAGGCAGTCAATCGTTAGTGGGTACTCCTTTATTTGTGCAACTGCCCACCGAACCCATCCTAGAAGGCTCGGATATTGATATGCCAATTATACTTGGCACCCAAAGCCAACCCCTTGACGAAATATATGGCCTTGTCTTTACCGTAAACTACGATGCAACACTTTTAAAAGAAGGCACACTAACCTTAGATATTAATCCAAGCTGGTTGGGCAATAATACCGACCGCCTTCACCTTTGGCGCAACGAGTTTAATAATGGGCAATTCCAAGTAGGTATAGTGGGCAAAAATCAGCTTAACCGCAGTGGATACGGCCAAATTGCCAAAGCACACGCCGTAATTATCGACAATATTGCCGGCAAAGGTAGCAACGTACCCTTTGCCATAAAAATTACAGACGTAAAAGCAATTAAATTAGATGGCAGCGTAATTGAAGTTGCAGGCGAAGAAACCGCAGTTGATATTTTATCCGGAGTGGCTGACCCCAACAATCCGGAAAATGCTTCGGCAACAATAAATATCACACCAAATCCGGCTAATAATTTTGTTACCATTAAAGCATCAGACGGCCAAGCCCTACAAAGTGCTACTATTTACAACGCAGTTGGCCAGCAGGTTTTACACCAACAAGGCAACAAAGCGCAAATAATTTTTGAATTGAAAAACCTTGCCGAAGGCATTTATTATGTTGGCGTACAAACAAGCAACGGCAGCAAAACTTTCCAAAAACTAATAATTGCTCAATAG
- the lysS gene encoding lysine--tRNA ligase — translation MERILSEQEILRRQSLAQLRMLGINPYPAEMFEITAQSQEIVANFNPDIKNYQQVRMAGRLMAKRIMGKASFAHLQDHQGRIQLYINRDDICPTDDKTLYNEVFKKLLDLGDFIGIEGYVFNTQTGETSVHVTRLVVLAKSLRPLPVAKEKDGVVFDAFTNPEQRYRMRYVDLTINPQIRQIFVKRTRLIQAMRQYFDAHGWLEVETPILQPIHGGAAARPFKTHHNTLDMQLYLRIANELYLKRLIVAGFDGVYEFGKMFRNEGMDSTHNPEFTSIEIYVAYKDYIWMMQMVEQLLEQAITAVNGSPVVRVGNSDINFAGPYRRLSMYDSIKAYTGIDVSEMDEAALRQTCRNLHIEIDNTMGRGKLIDAIFGDKVEDQLIQPTYIIDYPIEMTPLAKKHRTQAGLVERFELFVNGKEIANAYSELNDPIDQRERFEEQLELANRGDEEAMALDEDFLRALEYGMPPTSGLGIGIDRLTMMLTGQTSIQEVLFFPQMRPEQTQKPSEKQSDKQER, via the coding sequence ATGGAGCGTATTTTAAGCGAACAGGAAATTTTAAGGCGGCAATCGTTGGCACAGTTGCGCATGTTAGGCATTAACCCCTACCCTGCCGAAATGTTTGAAATTACCGCACAAAGTCAAGAGATAGTAGCTAATTTTAATCCGGATATTAAAAACTACCAACAAGTGCGCATGGCAGGTCGCTTAATGGCAAAGCGCATCATGGGTAAGGCATCGTTTGCCCACTTACAAGACCATCAAGGCCGCATTCAGCTATACATTAACCGAGACGATATTTGCCCCACAGACGACAAAACTTTATACAACGAGGTTTTTAAAAAACTACTCGACTTAGGCGATTTTATAGGCATAGAAGGCTACGTTTTTAACACACAAACCGGCGAAACCAGTGTACACGTTACCCGCTTAGTGGTTTTGGCCAAAAGTTTGCGCCCACTGCCCGTTGCCAAAGAGAAAGACGGTGTTGTTTTTGATGCTTTTACCAACCCCGAACAGCGCTACCGCATGCGTTACGTTGACCTCACTATTAATCCACAAATACGACAAATATTTGTAAAACGCACGCGATTAATTCAGGCTATGCGGCAATACTTTGATGCGCACGGCTGGCTCGAGGTAGAAACACCTATTTTGCAACCCATTCATGGTGGTGCGGCAGCCCGACCTTTTAAAACACATCACAACACCCTCGATATGCAACTTTATTTGCGTATTGCCAACGAATTATACCTAAAACGCTTAATTGTTGCCGGTTTTGATGGGGTTTATGAGTTTGGCAAAATGTTTCGCAACGAGGGTATGGACAGCACACATAACCCCGAATTTACTTCGATAGAAATTTATGTTGCTTACAAAGATTATATTTGGATGATGCAAATGGTTGAGCAGTTATTAGAACAGGCAATTACAGCCGTTAATGGCAGCCCGGTTGTGCGCGTAGGCAACAGCGATATTAATTTTGCCGGACCTTACCGGCGCTTATCTATGTACGACAGCATTAAAGCCTACACCGGAATTGATGTTTCAGAAATGGATGAGGCAGCATTGCGCCAAACTTGCCGCAACTTACATATTGAAATTGATAATACCATGGGGCGAGGCAAACTAATTGATGCCATTTTTGGCGACAAAGTTGAAGACCAGCTAATACAGCCAACTTATATTATTGACTACCCTATTGAAATGACACCATTAGCAAAAAAACACCGCACACAAGCCGGATTAGTTGAACGCTTTGAGCTGTTTGTAAACGGCAAAGAAATAGCTAACGCATACAGCGAATTAAACGACCCCATTGACCAGCGCGAACGCTTTGAAGAGCAATTAGAACTGGCTAACCGCGGCGACGAAGAAGCGATGGCTTTAGACGAAGATTTTTTGCGCGCCTTAGAATATGGTATGCCCCCAACATCCGGATTGGGTATTGGCATTGACCGCTTGACCATGATGCTTACCGGCCAAACTTCAATTCAGGAAGTCTTGTTTTTCCCGCAAATGCGCCCCGAACAAACGCAAAAGCCATCCGAAAAACAGTCAGACAAACAAGAGCGCTAA
- a CDS encoding PglZ domain-containing protein, with product MSKIKIIWADDEIEVLKPHLLFLDSKGYQVHPVTNGHDAINAIKADRPEVVFLDESMPGLSGLETLARIKEYDSQLPVVMITKNETENIMETAIGAQIADYLIKPVHPNQILLTLKKILDNKRLVTQATASAYQQQFASIFADIQTGGDYDAWFELYKRLVFWELELDASGNSEMQEVLANQKAEANLEFNKYIIKNYLDWVQGKKKGPVTSCTLFREKILPRIDENACNFVVVIDNLRFDQWKAIQPIISESYKFVDEDYFYSILPTSTHYSRNAIFAGLMPSDIERRFPSQWKNDADEGGKNLYEAEFLADQLQRYNKKYKHSYTKITNHQNGLELVDNIHNLLNNTLNVIVYNFVDMLSHARTEMEVLKELASDEAAYRSITKSWFEYSPLWQALRRIEDKKINLIITTDHGTVRVQHPSKVVGDRETTTNLRYKHGRNLQYNPKEVFVVNNPIEAKLPRPNISSAFIFARENSFFVYLNNYNHFVNYYKNTFQHGGISLEEMIVPVVQFTNK from the coding sequence ATGTCAAAAATTAAAATTATTTGGGCCGATGATGAAATTGAGGTCTTAAAACCCCATTTGCTTTTTTTAGATTCCAAGGGATATCAGGTGCATCCGGTAACAAATGGCCACGATGCCATTAACGCCATTAAAGCTGACCGCCCCGAAGTAGTATTTTTAGATGAAAGTATGCCCGGTTTGTCAGGCCTTGAAACCTTAGCCCGCATTAAAGAGTACGATAGCCAACTGCCCGTGGTGATGATTACCAAAAACGAAACTGAAAATATTATGGAAACGGCTATTGGCGCGCAAATTGCCGACTACTTAATTAAACCTGTTCACCCTAATCAAATACTGCTTACCTTAAAAAAAATATTAGATAACAAACGCCTTGTTACTCAGGCAACAGCATCGGCCTATCAACAACAATTTGCCAGTATTTTTGCCGATATACAAACCGGCGGCGACTACGATGCTTGGTTTGAACTTTATAAACGTTTAGTGTTTTGGGAGCTTGAGTTAGACGCATCGGGCAATAGTGAAATGCAGGAAGTTTTAGCCAACCAAAAAGCCGAAGCCAATTTAGAGTTTAATAAGTATATTATAAAAAACTATTTAGATTGGGTGCAAGGGAAAAAGAAAGGGCCGGTAACCTCGTGCACATTGTTCCGCGAGAAAATTTTACCCCGGATAGATGAAAACGCCTGCAATTTTGTAGTTGTAATTGATAATTTGCGCTTTGACCAATGGAAAGCTATTCAACCAATAATTAGCGAAAGTTATAAATTTGTTGATGAAGACTATTTTTATAGTATTTTGCCCACCAGCACTCATTACAGTCGAAATGCCATTTTTGCCGGATTAATGCCCAGCGATATTGAGCGGCGATTTCCCAGCCAATGGAAAAATGATGCGGATGAAGGGGGTAAAAACTTATACGAAGCCGAATTTTTAGCCGACCAACTGCAACGTTACAATAAAAAATACAAACACAGCTACACCAAAATTACCAACCACCAAAATGGCCTCGAATTAGTTGACAATATCCATAATTTGCTAAATAACACGTTAAATGTTATTGTTTATAATTTTGTGGACATGCTTTCGCACGCGCGCACCGAAATGGAAGTACTAAAAGAATTAGCCAGCGACGAGGCCGCCTACCGCTCCATTACTAAATCGTGGTTCGAGTATTCGCCGTTATGGCAAGCCCTGCGCCGCATTGAAGATAAAAAAATTAACCTCATTATTACTACCGACCACGGCACTGTGCGCGTTCAACACCCTTCGAAAGTGGTTGGCGACCGCGAAACAACTACCAACCTTCGCTACAAACATGGCCGAAATTTGCAGTATAACCCCAAGGAAGTATTTGTAGTTAACAACCCTATTGAGGCAAAACTACCCCGCCCTAATATTAGCTCGGCATTTATTTTTGCGCGCGAAAACAGCTTTTTCGTTTACTTAAATAATTACAATCATTTTGTAAATTATTATAAAAACACTTTTCAACACGGCGGCATTTCACTCGAAGAAATGATTGTTCCCGTTGTTCAGTTTACCAATAAATAG
- a CDS encoding zinc ABC transporter substrate-binding protein, with protein MKIAAKISPQQILLLLILLISVVGLISGCKNEPPKNDDAVLAQKNFEPRKPTDPPLNVLATTGMIADAVRKVGGDSIKVNALMGPGVDPHLYKPNSGDLTLLNNASIIFYNGLHLEGKMTDVLTKIGRNKPVVAVANGIPQAQYLSGDMANSYDPHIWMDAQLWVGAVYEISNQLQALDPINANFFRMNATRYIDELNALHRTIIEKMAQIPADQRLLITSHDAFKYFGRAYKIEVKGLQGISTVAEFGLRDVSNMVQLIVQRNIKAIFVETSVAQKPIEAVLAGCLKQNHKVVIGGTLFSDALGNANTPEGTYIGMMRFNATVIANALK; from the coding sequence ATGAAAATAGCAGCAAAAATATCCCCACAGCAAATATTACTACTGCTTATATTGCTAATTTCTGTCGTAGGGCTTATTTCCGGATGTAAAAATGAGCCACCAAAAAATGACGATGCGGTTTTGGCCCAAAAAAATTTCGAACCACGCAAACCTACCGATCCTCCTTTAAATGTATTGGCCACCACCGGTATGATTGCCGATGCTGTGCGCAAGGTAGGCGGCGATAGCATAAAGGTAAACGCTTTAATGGGGCCAGGGGTTGACCCTCATTTATACAAACCTAACTCGGGCGATTTAACACTACTAAACAATGCTTCGATTATTTTTTATAACGGCTTACATTTAGAGGGAAAAATGACCGATGTTTTAACTAAAATTGGTCGCAATAAACCAGTAGTAGCCGTGGCAAATGGCATTCCTCAAGCCCAATATTTATCGGGCGACATGGCTAATAGCTACGACCCGCATATTTGGATGGATGCGCAATTATGGGTAGGTGCCGTTTACGAAATTAGTAACCAACTACAAGCGTTAGACCCAATTAACGCCAATTTCTTCCGGATGAATGCTACCCGTTATATTGACGAGTTGAATGCACTTCATCGAACAATCATCGAAAAAATGGCGCAAATTCCCGCCGACCAACGCCTGCTGATTACCTCGCACGATGCTTTTAAATATTTTGGCCGCGCTTATAAAATTGAAGTGAAAGGTTTGCAGGGTATATCAACCGTTGCCGAGTTTGGCCTGCGCGATGTCAGTAATATGGTGCAACTAATTGTACAGCGCAATATAAAAGCTATTTTTGTCGAAACATCAGTTGCGCAAAAACCTATTGAAGCTGTTTTAGCTGGCTGCCTAAAACAAAATCATAAAGTTGTAATAGGTGGAACATTATTTAGCGATGCTCTTGGCAACGCCAACACCCCCGAAGGCACTTATATTGGCATGATGCGCTTTAACGCGACCGTAATTGCCAATGCGCTTAAATAG
- a CDS encoding nitroreductase family protein produces the protein MISSIAIKTAQTNHNILPAIKNRFSPRAFSNKPISTSDLAVMLEAASWAPSGMNDQPWRFIVAHKHNQTELFNEMVKCLSAGNQSWAKDAAVLILTLAATRYSNNEAPNRHALFDVGGAVSHLLLQAAEINIFGHIMGGYDYQKTITNLAINEQTGLIPVTFLALGYLAEPDVLPEPFKTRELTPRTRKPLHQIVLNANDVL, from the coding sequence ATGATATCGAGCATTGCCATTAAAACAGCCCAAACAAACCACAATATTTTACCTGCCATTAAAAACCGTTTTAGCCCTCGCGCCTTTTCAAACAAGCCAATTTCTACCTCCGACCTTGCTGTCATGTTAGAAGCGGCCTCGTGGGCGCCAAGCGGCATGAACGACCAGCCCTGGCGTTTTATTGTAGCACATAAACATAATCAAACAGAACTGTTTAATGAAATGGTAAAGTGCTTGTCGGCGGGCAATCAATCGTGGGCTAAAGACGCTGCCGTTTTGATTTTAACTTTAGCAGCTACCCGTTACAGCAACAACGAAGCACCTAACCGTCATGCCTTGTTTGATGTGGGCGGGGCAGTATCACATTTACTGCTACAAGCTGCCGAAATTAATATTTTTGGCCATATAATGGGTGGCTACGATTACCAAAAAACAATAACCAACCTTGCTATCAACGAGCAAACCGGACTTATACCCGTTACTTTTTTGGCTTTGGGCTATTTGGCTGAACCCGATGTATTGCCAGAGCCATTTAAAACTCGCGAATTAACCCCGCGCACCCGGAAACCCCTGCATCAAATTGTACTAAATGCAAACGATGTGTTATAG
- a CDS encoding 23S rRNA (pseudouridine(1915)-N(3))-methyltransferase RlmH, with protein MKIKLIAIGKTAEPFIALGFNLYQQRIQKYTNFEYAEGVLPVATKKLPPDALKIKEGEWLLQQLTSSDLLCLLDESGKNFTSIQFANQLQNWQNRSIRTVIFAIGGAFGFSEAVYARANDQISLSKMTFSHQIIRIIFAEQLYRAYTILNNEPYHHA; from the coding sequence ATGAAAATAAAATTAATTGCTATTGGCAAAACAGCCGAGCCTTTTATTGCCTTGGGGTTTAACCTTTATCAACAACGTATTCAAAAATATACTAATTTTGAATACGCTGAAGGTGTTTTGCCTGTCGCAACAAAAAAGTTGCCGCCCGATGCCCTAAAAATTAAAGAAGGCGAGTGGTTACTGCAACAATTAACAAGCAGCGATTTACTTTGTTTGTTAGACGAATCCGGAAAAAATTTTACCTCAATACAGTTTGCCAACCAATTACAAAATTGGCAAAACCGCAGCATCCGGACGGTAATTTTTGCGATTGGTGGCGCTTTTGGATTCAGCGAAGCCGTTTATGCACGGGCTAACGACCAAATTTCTTTATCGAAAATGACTTTTTCGCATCAAATCATCCGGATAATTTTTGCCGAACAACTTTACCGGGCCTATACCATCTTAAACAACGAACCCTACCATCACGCTTAA
- the lgt gene encoding prolipoprotein diacylglyceryl transferase — MVLTFIDWNASDTIFQIGSFSLRWYGLMWGMAILGGYFLAQWAYKIKNYPTENLSNLVQYIFWGGLIGARLGQIVFYDLSYYLQHPIEIFMVWKGGLASHGGALGVMAATWLYFKNHRDLSFWALFDVISLCMPLVGGLIRIGNLFNSELWGKPTDVPWAFIFRTIDNEPRHPVQIYEAIMLFGILAFLAHLWYHYSQKLKTGIIAGLFFTLTFGFRFLLEFFKANAETTQLLNLPLLAFGLVLLYLGYTGRLNSNVENKNNKQQQA, encoded by the coding sequence ATGGTTTTAACATTTATTGATTGGAACGCATCGGATACAATTTTTCAGATTGGTAGTTTTAGCCTGCGCTGGTATGGCCTTATGTGGGGCATGGCTATTTTAGGGGGTTATTTTTTGGCGCAATGGGCGTATAAAATTAAAAACTACCCGACCGAAAACTTATCCAATTTGGTACAGTACATATTTTGGGGCGGACTTATTGGCGCAAGGCTTGGCCAAATTGTTTTTTACGATTTAAGCTATTATTTGCAACACCCCATCGAAATATTTATGGTTTGGAAAGGTGGCTTAGCCAGCCATGGCGGCGCATTAGGCGTGATGGCGGCAACGTGGTTGTATTTTAAAAACCATCGCGATTTGAGTTTTTGGGCTTTGTTTGATGTAATTTCGCTGTGTATGCCTTTGGTAGGTGGATTAATAAGAATTGGAAACTTATTTAACTCGGAGTTGTGGGGAAAGCCAACCGATGTGCCTTGGGCTTTTATTTTCCGGACTATTGACAACGAGCCTCGACATCCGGTACAAATTTATGAAGCCATTATGCTGTTTGGCATTTTAGCTTTTCTTGCGCATTTATGGTATCATTACAGCCAAAAATTAAAGACAGGTATTATTGCCGGCTTGTTTTTTACTCTAACCTTTGGTTTTCGGTTTTTGCTCGAGTTTTTTAAGGCAAACGCAGAAACTACCCAATTATTAAACCTGCCGTTACTTGCATTTGGGCTGGTGCTTTTGTATTTAGGTTATACGGGTAGGCTAAACAGCAATGTTGAAAATAAGAATAATAAACAACAGCAAGCCTAA